A region from the Brassica napus cultivar Da-Ae chromosome C8, Da-Ae, whole genome shotgun sequence genome encodes:
- the LOC106359633 gene encoding uncharacterized protein LOC106359633 — MRRLLIKKNPVFFLFLLITTSSLTILIFSLLRLPESPPIIFTGKLRADLSDELGFFGNMMVEMLPEDLVFTAFVPSENAFNRDLGMTKPNNTRESKPLEDEENTYAVVSRILGFAVVPYRVDEVDIGKDETASYESLSGFTLKIWRKSRNSGGLVVNGVETEKMGLKRGKIMVHIMDGVIMDSDFAQSVASSDTTPQDEEEPEP; from the coding sequence ATGAGGAGACTTCTCATCAAGAAGAATCCAGTGTTCTTCCTTTTTCTCCTCATCACTACTTCTTCCTTGACTATTCTCATCTTCTCTTTACTTCGATTACCGGAATCACCTCCGATCATCTTCACCGGGAAACTTAGAGCCGATCTCTCCGACGAACTTGGATTCTTCGGGAATATGATGGTCGAAATGCTCCCCGAAGATCTGGTTTTCACTGCCTTCGTACCCTCAGAGAACGCATTCAATCGAGATCTGGGGATGACGAAACCCAACAACACAAGGGAATCAAAACCACTTGAAGACGAAGAAAACACATACGCCGTCGTATCGAGGATCTTGGGTTTCGCTGTGGTTCCGTATAGAGTGGATGAAGTAGACATAGGGAAAGACGAAACGGCGTCGTATGAGTCGTTGAGTGGTTTCACATTGAAGATTTGGAGGAAGAGTAGAAATAGTGGTGGGCTTGTGGTGAATGGCGTGGAGACGGAGAAGATGGGGTTGAAGAGAGGGAAGATAATGGTTCATATCATGGATGGTGTGATAATGGATTCTGATTTCGCACAGTCCGTTGCTTCTTCTGATACTACTCCACAAGATGAAGAAGAACCTGAGCCATAG